The genomic DNA CCTTGCGGCACCCTTCAGGAACACGGAATTTCAACACACTTTTTCCTGCCGAAAATTGCCCGGATGGTGGAGGCGTTGAAAAAACAGTGCCCCAAAATTCCCGTGGTTATCGGGGGGACCGGGTTTTCCATTTCCCCCGATACCGTCCTGGAATATGTTGGCGCAGATTTTGGTATTACCGGCAGCGGGGCCCGGCCCATGGCCCTGTTTACCGAAAACTGGCCTGATCTGGAAAAAATCAGGCAGATCCCCAACCTCATCTTCCCAGGATGCAAAGATCCCTTAAAAAAGAAAAATTCACAGATCTTGATTTGATCCCGGAAAAAAGGAACCCGGCCTTTGCCCACAGTTTTGAAACCATTGGCCTGCCCGTGATCACCTCCCATGGATGCTGTATGAACTGCGCCTATTGTGTGGAACCCCGGATGACCGACCGGGTTACAGTAAGGCCCGAAGAAGAGATCATCCATGAACTGGTACGGATTGCAGATCAGTACCCGGATGTTTTTGAAATCTTTTTTGTGAACACCGAATTTAATATCCCCACCCCGGACCACAGTTTGGGGCTTGTAAAACAGATCCTGGCCAGGGGACTGGAAAAAAGATTCCATTTCTCGTCCCAGTTCCTGCCAATCCGGTTTAATGAAGAATATGCTGAACATCTTTCCCGGGCCGGATTCTACGTCATCCTGACCTGTGATTCTTTTTCAGACCCTATTTTAAAACTCAACAACAGCCCGTACCGGGAAAAGGACATTGTCCATACCCTGGACCTTTTGGAACGCTTCCAGATCAGATGTACCTTAAACCTGATCTTCGGCTTGCCCGGAGAAACCTTGGA from Desulfonema ishimotonii includes the following:
- a CDS encoding cobalamin B12-binding domain-containing protein (Presence of a B(12) (cobalamin)-binding domain implies dependence on cobalamin itself, in one of its several forms, or in some unusual lineages, dependence on a cobalamin-like analog.), which translates into the protein MTKRILLIYANEYFLTSPVYPFGLDIMASFLESQGHVVEIGLPFLVHGDPARGLTTMVQEFGPDILGIGIRNIDTAMACDPCGTLQEHGISTHFFLPKIARMVEALKKQCPKIPVVIGGTGFSISPDTVLEYVGADFGITGSGARPMALFTENWPDLEKIRQIPNLIFPGCKDPLKKKNSQILI
- a CDS encoding radical SAM protein, producing the protein MIPEKRNPAFAHSFETIGLPVITSHGCCMNCAYCVEPRMTDRVTVRPEEEIIHELVRIADQYPDVFEIFFVNTEFNIPTPDHSLGLVKQILARGLEKRFHFSSQFLPIRFNEEYAEHLSRAGFYVILTCDSFSDPILKLNNSPYREKDIVHTLDLLERFQIRCTLNLIFGLPGETLDTMDHTLEMIKRYTVQGSGQIKFEYTAGARIYNNTGLARYVKRHHVSGQVYGKSSKGYPRPCFFCSPASPRELNAAIEPKLPFKQEFVPSRPEEDRIFRKIAFYTDRETFKDATQLFSRAPLQIKSRIFDYL